One stretch of Rhipicephalus sanguineus isolate Rsan-2018 chromosome 10, BIME_Rsan_1.4, whole genome shotgun sequence DNA includes these proteins:
- the LOC119407136 gene encoding stathmin isoform X2 — protein sequence METADIKAVGGAGDSSEPTEVRCKEQSKGGLKYELVLADPCMDSPLRKPSTSPPKSISAEDIEKKLKEAEERRLSLEAMKLNQLNEKLSRLAEVNQKKEGLTEEFQESTRQNYEKKIEAFKENREAHIKSIQEKQREHVSRVEEVRKSLDAQTQEMLASIQKKIENANEAREAQIAALQERLRNHDKHIADVRKQLEDLVDEKREKIQKKLDTAQENRAAIYRELQTKLQEKEKHAEEVRQNKNQTAESPTREGALETAVSG from the exons CGACGGAGGTGCGCTGCAAAGAGCAGAGCAAGGGTGGCCTCAAGTACGAGCTGGTGCTGGCCGACCCCTGCATGGACTCACCACTGCGCAAGCCCAGCACTAGTCCGCCCAAGAGCATCTCTGCCGAGGACATCGAAAAGAAGCTCAAGGAGGCCGAGGAGAGGCGCCTG TCCTTGGAGGCAATGAAGCTGAACCAGCTGAATGAGAAGCTGAGCCGGCTGGCCGAGGTGAACCAGAAGAAGGAAGGCCTCACCGAGGAGTTCCAGGAGAGCACCCGGCAAAACTACGAGAAGAAGATTGAGGCCTTCAAGGAGAATCGTGAGGCACACATCAAGTCCATCCAGGAGAAGCAGCGCGAGCAC GTGAGCCGAGTGGAGGAGGTGCGCAAGTCGCTGGATGCGCAGACGCAGGAGATGCTGGCCAGCATCCAGAAGAAGATTGAGAATGCCAACGAGGCACGCGAGGCTCAGATTGCAGCACTCCAGGAGCGCCTGAGGAACCAC GACAAGCACATCGCGGATGTGCGAAAGCAGCTGGAGGACCTGGTGGACGAGAAACGGGAGAAGATCCAGAAGAAGCTTGACACTGCCCAGGAGAACCGCGCGGCCATCTACCGCGAGCTGCAGACGAAGCTTCAGGAAAAG GAGAAGCATGCCGAGGAGGTGCGCCAGAACAAGAACCAGACCGCGGAGTCTCCCACCCGGGAAGGCGCCCTCGAGACTGCCGTGTCTGGctag
- the LOC119407136 gene encoding centrosomal protein of 164 kDa isoform X1, translating to MVIFGSPTTIVSELVKEALLRCFCNTCRSAPTLDRNKSQPMILKPLVRTRPPRRTGMLMATEVRCKEQSKGGLKYELVLADPCMDSPLRKPSTSPPKSISAEDIEKKLKEAEERRLSLEAMKLNQLNEKLSRLAEVNQKKEGLTEEFQESTRQNYEKKIEAFKENREAHIKSIQEKQREHVSRVEEVRKSLDAQTQEMLASIQKKIENANEAREAQIAALQERLRNHDKHIADVRKQLEDLVDEKREKIQKKLDTAQENRAAIYRELQTKLQEKEKHAEEVRQNKNQTAESPTREGALETAVSG from the exons ATGGTGATCTTCGGTTCTCCGACCACAATCGTGAGCGAGCTCGTGAAGGAGGCTCTCCTGCGCTGCTTTTGCAACACGTGCAGGAGCGCACCCACCCTCG ACCGCAACAAGAGTCAGCCTATGATTCTGAAGCCTCTGGTGAGGACGCGGCCTCCTCGCCGGACTGGCATGCTCATGG CGACGGAGGTGCGCTGCAAAGAGCAGAGCAAGGGTGGCCTCAAGTACGAGCTGGTGCTGGCCGACCCCTGCATGGACTCACCACTGCGCAAGCCCAGCACTAGTCCGCCCAAGAGCATCTCTGCCGAGGACATCGAAAAGAAGCTCAAGGAGGCCGAGGAGAGGCGCCTG TCCTTGGAGGCAATGAAGCTGAACCAGCTGAATGAGAAGCTGAGCCGGCTGGCCGAGGTGAACCAGAAGAAGGAAGGCCTCACCGAGGAGTTCCAGGAGAGCACCCGGCAAAACTACGAGAAGAAGATTGAGGCCTTCAAGGAGAATCGTGAGGCACACATCAAGTCCATCCAGGAGAAGCAGCGCGAGCAC GTGAGCCGAGTGGAGGAGGTGCGCAAGTCGCTGGATGCGCAGACGCAGGAGATGCTGGCCAGCATCCAGAAGAAGATTGAGAATGCCAACGAGGCACGCGAGGCTCAGATTGCAGCACTCCAGGAGCGCCTGAGGAACCAC GACAAGCACATCGCGGATGTGCGAAAGCAGCTGGAGGACCTGGTGGACGAGAAACGGGAGAAGATCCAGAAGAAGCTTGACACTGCCCAGGAGAACCGCGCGGCCATCTACCGCGAGCTGCAGACGAAGCTTCAGGAAAAG GAGAAGCATGCCGAGGAGGTGCGCCAGAACAAGAACCAGACCGCGGAGTCTCCCACCCGGGAAGGCGCCCTCGAGACTGCCGTGTCTGGctag